One Pleuronectes platessa chromosome 9, fPlePla1.1, whole genome shotgun sequence genomic region harbors:
- the slc30a7 gene encoding zinc transporter 7 produces MLPLSVKDDEYKPTKLNLLVKLSGWFRSILADKTSRNLFSFLCLNLSFAFVELSYGVWSNSLGLISDSFHMFFDCTALLAGLAASVISRWRCNDNFSYGYVRAEVLAGFVNGLFLIFTAFFIFSEGVERALEPPDVHHDRLLPVSIAGLLVNLVGIFVFQHGGHGHSHGEEGHGHSHSSFNGSLNHGHSHGGHNHQSKTSDWHGHEGHGHEGHGGHGHEGHGHEGHGHEGHGGHSHDGHGHSHEESHSPNELLRPLGSGSSKQILQGVLLHIIADTLGSVGVIISALLMQKYNLMIADPICSMLISILIGVSVVPLLKESIEILMQRTPPSLEHVLPECYQRVQQLQGVYNLQEPHFWTLCTDVYIGTLKLLVAPDADTRWIQSQTHHIFTQAGVRQLYVQIDVAVM; encoded by the exons ATGTTACCTTTATCTGTCAAAGACGACGAGTACAAACCCACGAAGTTGAACCTGCTAGTGAAGCTGTCAGGATGGTTCAG GTCGATCCTGGCGGATAAAACCTCCCGGAACTtgttctccttcctctgcctcaACCTCTCCTTCGCCTTCGTGGAGCTCTCCTACGGCGTCTGGAGCAACAG tttaGGTCTGATCTCCGACTCCTTCCACATGTTCTTCGACTGCACGGCTCTGCTCGCAGGTCTCGCAGCCTCCGTCATCTCCAGGTGGAGATGTAACGACAACTTCTCCTACGG TTATGTCAGAGCTGAGGTGTTAGCCGGCTTCGTCAACGgactcttcctcatcttcacagCGTTTTTCATCTTCTCTGAGGGAGtggag agagCCCTGGAACCTCCAGACGTTCATCATGACCGTTTACTTCCTGTGTCCATCGCTGGTCTCCTGGTGAACCTGGTCGGGATCTTTGTGTTCCAACACGGAGGACACGGACACTCTCATGGGGAAGAAG GTCACGGTCACAGTCACTCTTCGTTTAACGGCAGTCTGAATCACGGACACAGTCACGGAGGACACAACCACCAGAGCAAAACTTCTGACTGGCATGGACATGAAGGACATGGACATGAAGGACATGGAGGACATGGACATGAAGGACATGGACATGAAGGACATGGACATGAAGGACATGGAGGACACAGTCATGACGGTCACGGACACAGCCATGAGGAATCACACAGTCCCA ATGAACTGCTGCGCCCCCTGGGGAGCGGCTCCAGTAAACAGATCCTGcagg gcgtTCTGCTGCACATCATCGCTGACACGCTGGGCAGCGTGGGTGTGATCATCTCTGCTCTGCTGATGCAGAAATACAACCTGATGATCGCTGATCCCATCTGCTCCATGTTGATCTCCATCCTCATCGGAGTCAG CGTGGTGCCCTTGTTGAAGGAGTCCATCGAGATCCTGATGCAGAGAACGCCTCCGTCCCTGGAGCACGTCCTGCCAGAGTGTTACCAAAGG gtgcagcagctgcagggagtGTACAACCTGCAGGAGCCTCACTTCTGGACCCTGTGTACTGACGTTTACATCGGGACATTGAAGCTGCTGGTCGCCCCCGACGCAGACACCCGCTGGATCCAGAGCCAGACTCATCACATCTTCACACAG GCCGGTGTCCGACAGCTCTACGTTCAGATTGACGTGGCGGTGATGTAA